A single window of Streptomyces cathayae DNA harbors:
- a CDS encoding Ppx/GppA phosphatase family protein, producing the protein MTRVAAVDCGTNSIRLLVADADPRTGELVDLDRRMTIVRLGQDVDRTGRLAPEALERTFAACRAYAEAIKEHGAQRLRFVATSASRDAENRDEFVRGVLDVLGVEPEVVTGDQEAEFSFTGATKELTGRADLRRPFLVVDIGGGSTEFVVGDDRVGGARSVDVGCVRMTERHLVRDGAVADPPTERQIAAMRADIEAALDRAEETVPLREARTLVGLAGSVTTVSAIAQDLPAYDSAAIHHSRVSRERVREITEWLLRATHAERAAVPSMHPGRVDVIGAGALVLLSIMERIDAKEVVVSEHDILDGIAWSLAIDEG; encoded by the coding sequence ATGACCCGGGTCGCCGCCGTCGACTGCGGTACGAACTCCATCCGGCTCCTGGTGGCCGACGCCGACCCCCGGACGGGTGAACTCGTCGACCTGGACCGGCGCATGACGATCGTCCGGCTCGGCCAGGACGTCGACCGCACGGGCCGGCTCGCCCCCGAGGCGCTGGAGCGGACGTTCGCCGCCTGCCGTGCGTACGCGGAGGCCATCAAGGAGCACGGCGCGCAGCGCCTGCGCTTCGTCGCCACCTCCGCCTCCCGCGACGCCGAGAACCGGGACGAGTTCGTGCGCGGGGTGCTGGACGTCCTCGGCGTGGAGCCCGAGGTCGTCACCGGCGACCAGGAGGCCGAGTTCTCCTTCACCGGCGCCACCAAGGAACTGACGGGGCGGGCTGACCTGCGCCGCCCGTTCCTGGTGGTGGACATCGGCGGCGGCTCCACCGAGTTCGTCGTCGGCGACGACCGCGTGGGCGGGGCCCGGTCCGTCGACGTGGGCTGTGTGCGGATGACCGAGCGGCACCTGGTGCGGGACGGGGCGGTGGCGGACCCGCCGACCGAGCGGCAGATCGCGGCGATGCGCGCCGACATCGAGGCCGCCCTCGACCGGGCCGAGGAGACGGTCCCGCTGCGCGAGGCGCGCACCCTGGTCGGCCTGGCCGGCTCGGTCACGACGGTCTCGGCGATCGCCCAGGACCTTCCCGCGTACGACTCGGCGGCCATCCACCACTCCCGGGTCTCCCGGGAACGCGTCCGCGAGATCACCGAGTGGCTGCTGCGCGCCACCCACGCCGAGCGCGCGGCGGTCCCGTCCATGCACCCGGGCCGCGTCGACGTGATCGGGGCGGGTGCCCTCGTCCTCCTCTCGATCATGGAACGGATCGACGCGAAGGAGGTCGTGGTCAGCGAACACGACATCCTGGACGGCATCGCGTGGTCCTTGGCGATCGACGAGGGATGA
- a CDS encoding type II toxin-antitoxin system RelE family toxin yields the protein MKYAFRFTTAAQRQLRSISRHDAMRILTALTALGDDPYREDADVKKLTGPSGLYRLRVGSYRVAYQINDGELVILVVKVGDRRDVYRNL from the coding sequence GTGAAGTACGCGTTCCGGTTCACCACGGCAGCACAGCGGCAGCTCCGGTCCATCAGCCGGCACGACGCGATGCGCATCCTCACCGCACTGACCGCGCTCGGCGACGATCCGTACCGCGAGGACGCCGACGTCAAGAAGCTCACCGGCCCGTCGGGGCTCTACCGGCTGCGGGTCGGCAGCTACCGGGTCGCCTACCAGATCAACGACGGCGAACTCGTCATCCTCGTCGTCAAAGTGGGCGACCGACGGGACGTCTACCGCAACCTGTAG
- a CDS encoding type II toxin-antitoxin system Phd/YefM family antitoxin, which translates to MTDNTVTVRDARAHLSEHINRAEEGTPTVITRNGAPVAAVVPISDFEALEEAADVMLAREAEAVLADGGPTVSMAELLADLFSERGEGAA; encoded by the coding sequence ATGACCGATAACACCGTGACCGTCAGGGACGCACGCGCACACCTCTCGGAACACATCAACCGGGCCGAGGAAGGCACTCCGACGGTCATCACACGCAACGGCGCCCCGGTCGCCGCAGTCGTGCCGATCTCCGACTTCGAAGCACTGGAGGAGGCTGCTGACGTGATGCTGGCCCGCGAGGCGGAAGCAGTTCTGGCCGACGGCGGGCCCACCGTTTCCATGGCCGAGTTGCTGGCGGACCTGTTCAGCGAGCGCGGTGAAGGCGCGGCGTGA